A genomic region of Gloeocapsopsis dulcis contains the following coding sequences:
- a CDS encoding IS6 family transposase (programmed frameshift) translates to MSTQTLFKWRHFLPEIILLNVRWYCRYSLSYRDLEEMMQERGLEVDHSTINRWVLKYAPELDKRIRRHLKPTNDSWRVDETYIKVKDVWKYLYRAVDSEGNTLDFMLSAKRDGKAAARFFRKVLKGQHTQVPRVITVDKNAAYPVAVETLRGDEMIDKETQLRQSKYLNNVVEQDHRNIKRSVRPMMGFKSFNSARRTLSGIEAMNMIRKGQVNGVDRGDSVSQARFIESIFEIAA, encoded by the exons ATGTCTACTCAGACTCTGTTTAAGTGGCGGCACTTTTTGCCCGAAATCATCCTGCTCAATGTTCGCTGGTATTGCCGTTACTCTCTCAGCTACCGAGATTTAGAGGAGATGATGCAGGAACGAGGGT TAGAGGTGGATCACTCGACGATTAACCGATGGGTGTTGAAATATGCACCAGAACTAGACAAACGTATTCGACGGCATCTAAAACCGACAAACGATTCTTGGAGGGTGGACGAAACGTATATCAAGGTCAAGGACGTGTGGAAGTATCTATATCGTGCTGTCGATTCGGAAGGCAATACCCTCGACTTTATGTTGAGTGCAAAGCGGGATGGCAAGGCAGCGGCACGATTCTTTCGCAAGGTTTTGAAGGGTCAGCACACCCAGGTTCCACGGGTCATTACCGTTGATAAAAATGCGGCTTATCCCGTCGCGGTCGAGACGTTGAGAGGTGATGAAATGATTGACAAGGAGACCCAATTGAGGCAGAGCAAATATTTGAATAATGTCGTTGAGCAGGATCATCGGAACATTAAGCGGAGCGTGAGACCGATGATGGGGTTCAAGTCGTTCAATAGTGCGAGGAGAACCCTGAGCGGAATTGAAGCGATGAACATGATCAGAAAAGGACAAGTGAACGGAGTCGATCGAGGGGACAGTGTATCTCAAGCAAGATTTATTGAATCAATCTTTGAAATTGCTGCATAA
- a CDS encoding type II toxin-antitoxin system RelE/ParE family toxin produces the protein MVDKLIYWLGSSKDDVSDFPEEARRKAGFQLRAVQRRLRPTDFKPMPAVGKGVEEIRIHTEDSYRIFYVARFEEAVYVLHAFQKKTQKTSRQDIQIGQQRYKQMLQYRQQQEDKQSNEGR, from the coding sequence ATGGTTGATAAACTGATTTATTGGCTCGGCTCCTCTAAAGATGACGTTTCTGATTTCCCCGAGGAGGCACGTCGTAAAGCTGGTTTTCAACTTCGAGCCGTTCAGCGCCGTCTAAGACCCACTGACTTCAAACCTATGCCTGCCGTTGGTAAAGGAGTAGAGGAAATCCGCATTCATACAGAGGACAGCTACCGCATCTTCTATGTTGCTAGATTCGAGGAAGCAGTCTATGTCTTGCACGCTTTTCAGAAAAAGACACAGAAGACTTCAAGGCAGGATATTCAAATCGGACAGCAACGCTACAAGCAGATGCTTCAGTATCGGCAACAGCAAGAGGACAAACAGAGTAATGAAGGCAGATAA
- a CDS encoding SDR family NAD(P)-dependent oxidoreductase translates to MFQGLANKKVVVIGASSGIGLAVARKTAKLEAHVVMSSRSIDKLNQAMASVSGQVEAISADILNEASINSLFEQVGKFDHLVVTAVADENLLRSPLAEMTAVLQKLVGGKVNSPNLAFCASDVYSDSV, encoded by the coding sequence ATGTTTCAAGGTTTAGCGAATAAGAAAGTTGTCGTAATTGGCGCAAGTTCAGGCATAGGTTTAGCAGTTGCTAGAAAAACCGCTAAACTTGAAGCGCACGTCGTGATGTCAAGCCGTTCCATAGACAAATTAAACCAAGCAATGGCATCCGTTTCAGGTCAAGTTGAAGCCATCTCTGCTGATATCTTGAATGAAGCGTCAATCAATTCGCTGTTCGAGCAGGTTGGAAAATTTGACCATTTAGTAGTGACGGCTGTGGCAGATGAAAATTTGCTGCGTTCACCTTTAGCAGAAATGACGGCTGTGTTGCAAAAACTAGTGGGTGGTAAGGTAAATAGTCCAAACCTTGCCTTCTGCGCCTCTGATGTCTACTCAGACTCTGTTTAA
- a CDS encoding Lrp/AsnC family transcriptional regulator: MADSNNNISDIEEHEIDHLDMQITEYLQTDGRISYSYIARELGVPEATVRYRVKRLLDEEIIKISAFLNTGKLNYENVVYLELDVDPLFYDSTLQLLINMDKVSYIASVTGKFNVMMEYVYEDNDDLLAFLNFIKGKSEVRKTYSRTILKIHKAQYPIRLKS; encoded by the coding sequence GTGGCTGACTCAAATAATAATATTTCAGATATTGAAGAACATGAAATTGATCATCTTGATATGCAAATTACCGAGTACCTACAAACAGATGGACGTATTTCCTATAGCTATATTGCTCGCGAACTAGGTGTACCTGAAGCAACAGTTCGTTATCGAGTCAAGCGACTTCTTGATGAAGAGATTATTAAAATTAGTGCATTCCTTAACACAGGAAAGTTGAATTATGAAAATGTTGTCTACCTCGAACTTGATGTCGATCCATTGTTTTATGACTCCACGCTACAGTTATTAATCAATATGGATAAAGTCAGCTATATTGCTTCTGTGACAGGAAAATTTAATGTGATGATGGAATATGTTTATGAAGATAATGATGACTTATTAGCCTTTCTGAACTTTATAAAAGGTAAAAGTGAAGTCAGAAAAACTTATTCCAGAACTATTCTTAAAATTCATAAAGCTCAGTATCCAATTCGGCTAAAATCATAG
- a CDS encoding NADPH-dependent F420 reductase, whose amino-acid sequence MKIGIIGSGNMGRSLGILWAEQGHEVFFGSRTTKKGKEVAEIAGQTTQGGSNDEAAAFGDVLLYTVRGVHPAEVFSSTSVIDNKILIDCNNQEISENFDYPAITQSLAEKLAAEVPNAKVVKAFNTMAQELFELAPIPLKNYNVSVFVAGDDESAKQTVIQLVQEIGFQAINCGELRHARLIESAGDLIRLLMIQQQMGSYATISVRSLPPAETQRLGGRQASNLK is encoded by the coding sequence ATGAAAATCGGAATTATTGGCAGTGGTAATATGGGAAGATCGCTCGGCATTCTCTGGGCAGAACAAGGACATGAGGTATTTTTTGGTTCTCGCACAACTAAAAAAGGTAAGGAAGTCGCAGAGATTGCAGGTCAGACAACTCAAGGGGGTTCAAATGATGAAGCGGCGGCATTTGGAGATGTATTGCTGTATACCGTGCGTGGTGTGCATCCCGCAGAGGTGTTCTCATCAACCAGCGTTATAGATAATAAAATTCTGATTGATTGTAATAATCAGGAAATTTCGGAGAACTTTGACTATCCAGCAATTACGCAATCGTTGGCTGAGAAACTCGCTGCCGAAGTTCCCAACGCAAAGGTAGTTAAAGCCTTCAACACAATGGCACAAGAATTGTTTGAACTAGCTCCTATCCCACTCAAAAATTACAACGTTTCAGTATTTGTTGCAGGTGATGATGAGTCGGCAAAACAAACGGTGATTCAGCTTGTTCAGGAAATTGGCTTTCAGGCGATAAATTGTGGCGAGTTGCGACACGCTCGGTTAATTGAGAGTGCAGGAGACCTGATCCGCCTATTGATGATTCAACAACAGATGGGGTCATACGCAACTATCTCTGTCCGTTCCCTACCGCCTGCCGAAACGCAACGTTTAGGAGGACGACAAGCTTCAAATTTGAAGTAA
- a CDS encoding helix-turn-helix domain-containing protein — MKADKSIDVSLGSDNIFADLGFDTEEATNLKVRADLMLDLRNYIELQGWTQEQAAAFFGETQPRISNLINGEISRFSVDKLLNMLGRAGMQVRVEVLPKAV, encoded by the coding sequence ATGAAGGCAGATAAGTCAATTGATGTCAGCCTCGGCAGCGACAATATATTTGCAGACTTAGGTTTCGATACTGAGGAAGCAACCAACCTTAAAGTTCGAGCTGATTTGATGCTGGATTTGAGGAACTATATTGAGTTACAAGGCTGGACACAGGAGCAGGCAGCAGCTTTTTTTGGGGAAACTCAGCCGCGCATTAGTAACTTAATCAACGGAGAAATTAGCCGCTTTAGTGTTGATAAGCTGCTCAATATGCTCGGACGCGCCGGAATGCAGGTAAGAGTTGAGGTTCTACCAAAAGCGGTTTGA
- a CDS encoding TetR/AcrR family transcriptional regulator: protein MPKANKSKELNNTPNMSLRNQILKVADELFYRDGIHTTGVDTIIAQSGVAKTTLYRYFPSKDDLVVEYLKDRDRRFWECIEVAVNQAPDNPKAKLVAIFEWVENLIAQPDCYGCPFLITITEFPTLDYPGHQVALAHKNKLRERFVELAKQAGVAKPKELGAHLLMLLDGAFVERRLYGHSSDRIRLKAATTILIDNQPN, encoded by the coding sequence ATGCCGAAAGCGAACAAATCAAAGGAGCTAAATAATACACCCAACATGTCATTACGCAATCAAATTTTAAAAGTCGCGGACGAACTCTTCTACCGAGACGGCATTCATACGACCGGAGTTGATACCATCATTGCCCAATCTGGTGTAGCAAAAACGACCCTCTACCGCTACTTTCCCTCTAAAGATGATTTAGTCGTGGAATATTTGAAAGATAGAGATCGCCGCTTCTGGGAGTGTATTGAGGTTGCAGTCAATCAAGCGCCGGATAATCCGAAAGCAAAACTGGTAGCAATCTTTGAGTGGGTAGAAAATTTAATTGCACAGCCAGACTGTTATGGCTGTCCATTTTTAATTACTATCACAGAGTTTCCAACACTAGATTATCCTGGTCATCAGGTCGCTCTTGCCCATAAAAATAAATTGCGTGAGCGATTTGTTGAATTAGCAAAGCAGGCTGGAGTGGCAAAGCCTAAAGAATTGGGCGCACACCTATTAATGCTGCTGGATGGAGCCTTTGTAGAGCGACGGTTGTACGGGCATAGTAGTGACAGAATCAGGTTAAAAGCAGCTACGACAATTTTGATTGATAACCAACCTAATTGA